The genome window CCCCACGGGGGTCCCCGCCGAGGCCAAaccccctcccccagccctgcaagCCCCCAAACGCCGCCCgtggggggccggggggggttCGGTGGCCCGGAAGCGCCAGCGCTACGTGGAGAAGGACGGGAAGTGCAACGTCCAGCACGGCAACGTGCGCGAGACCTACCGCTACCTGACCGACATCTTCACCACCCTGGTGGACCTCAAGTGGCGCTTCAgcctcctcatcttcatcctggCCTACGCCCTCACCTGGCTCTTCTTTGGCCTCATCTGGTGGGTCATCGCCTACAGCCGCGGCGACCTGGAGCACCTGGGCGACCACAGCTGGACGCCGTGCGTCAACAACCTCAACGGCTTCGTGTCCGCCTTCCTCTTCTCCATCGAGACCGAGACCACCATCGGCTACGGCCACCGCGTCATCACGGACACGTGTCCCGAGGGCAtcgtgctgctgctgctgcaggccaTCCTGGGCTCCATGGTCAACGCCTTCATGGTGGGCTGCATGTTTGTCAAGATCTCGCAGCCCAACAAGCGCGCCGAGACCTTGGTGTTCTCCTCGCACGCCGTGGTCTCGCTGCGCGACGACCGCCTCTGCCTGATGTTCCGCGTGGGCGACCTGCGCGACTCGCACATCGTGGAGGCCTCCATCCGCGCCAAGCTCATCCAGTCCAAGCAGACGCAGGAGGGCGAGTTCATCCCGCTGGACCAGACCGACCTGAGCGTGGGCTTCGAGACGGGCGACGATCGGCTCTTCCTGGTGTCGCCGCTCATCATCAGCCATGAGATCGACGAGCGCAGCCCCTTCTGGGACGTGTCGCGGgggcagctggagagggacGACTTCGAGATCGTCGTCATCCTCGAGGGCATGGTGGAGGCCACAGGTAAACGGGGCGGGGGTGTCTCGGTGCTGTGAGGGACATCTCGTCATCTTTGGGGGGATGCATTATGTTCTTGGGACACATCATCTTCATGGGGACACATCTGTGAGGACACATCATCACTGCGGGACACAACCATGGGGACACCTCCATGAGGATGCATCATCTTCACGGAGACATCTCGTCTCCATGGGGACATCATCTTCTTGGGACTCATCACCTTCACGGGGACACCTCCATGGGGACACATCATCTCCATGGGGACACATTGTCTCCTTGGGGACACCTCCATGGGGACACATTGTCTCCTTGGGGACACCTCATCTCCATGGGGACACATCATCTCCATGGGGACACTTCATCTCTGTAGGACACATCTGTGGGGACACCTCCATGAGGACACATCATCTCCATGGGGACACATCGTCTCCTTGGGGACACATTGTCTCCTTGGGGACACATTGTCTCCTTGGGGACACCTCCATGGGGACACCTCATCTCCATGGGGACACATCATCTCCATGGGGACACATTGTCTCCATGGGGACACCTCCATGGGGACACATCATCTCCATGGGGACACATCGTCTCCATGGGGACACATTGTCTCCTTGGGGACAGATTGTCTCCTTGGGGACACCTCCATGGGGACACATTGTCTCCTTGGGGACACCTCATCTCCATGGGGACACTTCATCTCTGTAGGACACATCTGTGGGGACACCTCCATGGGGACACATCATCTCCATGGGGACACTTCATCTCCATGGGGACACATCTGTGAGGACACATCATCATTGTGGGACACATCCATGGGGACACCTCCATGAGGACTCCTCATCTCCATGGGGACACCTCCGTGAGGATGCAACATCTTCACGGAGACATCTCGTCTCCATGGGGACGTCATCTTCTTGGGACTCATCACCTTCGCGGGGACACCTCCATGGGGACACATCATCTCCATGGGGACACATCGTCTCCTTGGGGACACATTGTCTCCTTGGGGACACATTGTCTCCTTGGGGACATCTCCATGGGGACACATTGTCTCCTTGGGGACACCTCATCTCCATGGGGACACTTCATCTCTGTAGGACACATCTGTGGGGACACCTCCATGGGGACACATCATCTCCATGGGGACACTTCATCTCCATGGGGACACATCTGTGAGGACACATCATCATTGTGGGACACATCCATGGGGACACCTCCATGAGGACACATCATCTCCATGGGGACACCTCATCTCCATGGGGACATCATCTCCATGGGGACATCATCTTCTTGGGACCCATCATCTCCATAGGGACACATTGTCTCCTTGGGGACACCTCCATGGGGACACCTCACCTCCATGGGGACATCTCATCtccatggggacacctgagtgGGGACACCTCACCTCCATGGGGACATCTCTGCTGGGAGTTTCACAGCCCCCTCTGCCAGATGTGGGGTCCCCCCATACCCAGCCCAGAccctccaggagagctcaggtTGCTCCGTGCCCCGGGGGcttcaggttttggggtgtcccataTGCCCAGGGTGCAGCTCAGACCCCCAATTACCAGATTTGGGGTCCTCCTTGCTCTGGGTGCTTCACTTTTTGGGGTGTCCTCTCTCTGGGTGCTTCactttttggggtgtccctctTGCCCTGGTCCTCGCGCCCCCCCAGGGATGACGTGCCAGGTGTGCCGCTCGTACCTGGGGACAAGGTGCACCCCCAAGGGGTTGGGGGGGGCTTCAGGTATTGGGGTACCCCAAGCCCTGAGGGTTTCACAGACCCCTTCTACTGGATTTGGGGTGCCCCATGTCCTGGATTCTTCAGCTATCGGGGTCTGAGTGATTCGGGTATTGGGGTACCCCAAACCCTGAGGGTTTCACAGACCCCTCCTACCAGATTTGGGGTGCTCCATGTTCTGGATTCTTTAGGTATTGGGGTCTGAGTGATTCAGGTATTGGGGTGCCCCAAACCCTGAGGGTTTCACAGACCCCTTCTACTGGATTTGGGGTGCTCCATGTCCTGGATTCTTCAGGTATCGGGCTCTGAGTGATTTGGGTATTGGGGTACCCCAAGCCCTGAGGGTTTCACAGACGCCTTCTACCGGATTTGGGGTGCCCCATGTCCTGGATTCTTCAGGTATTGGGGTCTGAGTGATTCAGGTATTGGGGTGCCCCTCACccctcccagctggggacacccctgaccccccgtgtccccccagggaTGACGTGCCAGG of Poecile atricapillus isolate bPoeAtr1 chromosome 33, bPoeAtr1.hap1, whole genome shotgun sequence contains these proteins:
- the KCNJ9 gene encoding G protein-activated inward rectifier potassium channel 3 translates to MGGGVVGALVTRLRVQFACTRGGECARGEPGACARAGGAHTRPPPMAQDNAAFCGVPEGVPTGVPAEAKPPPPALQAPKRRPWGAGGGSVARKRQRYVEKDGKCNVQHGNVRETYRYLTDIFTTLVDLKWRFSLLIFILAYALTWLFFGLIWWVIAYSRGDLEHLGDHSWTPCVNNLNGFVSAFLFSIETETTIGYGHRVITDTCPEGIVLLLLQAILGSMVNAFMVGCMFVKISQPNKRAETLVFSSHAVVSLRDDRLCLMFRVGDLRDSHIVEASIRAKLIQSKQTQEGEFIPLDQTDLSVGFETGDDRLFLVSPLIISHEIDERSPFWDVSRGQLERDDFEIVVILEGMVEATGMTCQARSSYLADEVLWGHRFTPLLSLEEGFYEVDYGGFHHTVPVPTPACSARQLAAAAARRDAHLYWSIPSRLDEAAAAGEEGDPEMSPRESNGTLASPESR